The Amycolatopsis sp. NBC_01480 genome segment CAACGGCCGCGGATGTTCGAGCCGAGCCGCGGCCACTGCCTCACCGGCCCGATCGCCGTGCGGGGCGCCGAGCCGGGCACCGTGCTCGCGATCAGGATCGAAGACCTGCGCCCCGGCGAGTGGGGCTGGACCCTGGCCGCGGCGAAGGACAACTGGCTCACCCGCCGGCTCGGCGTCGCCGACGGCCCGCCCGGGCAGCTGCTGTGGGAGCTGGACGCCGACACCGGCACGAGTGACCGCGGCCAGACCGTGGCGCTCGCGCCGTTCCTCGGGGTGCTGGGCCTGCCGCCGGCTGAGCCGGGCGAGCACTCCACCATCCCGCCGCGGTCCGAGGGCGGCGGCAACATCGACTGCCGCGAACTCGTCGCCGGCTCGACGCTGTACCTGCCCGTGACGGTCCCGGGCGCGCTGCTGCACCTCGGCGACGGCCACGCCGCCCAGGGCGACGGCGAGGTCGGTGGCACCGCGATCGAGTGCCCGATGACCACCCGGCTGACCCTGGACGTCGTCCCGGCCCAGCAGCGCCCGGTGCCGGGCGTGCACGCGGAGACCCCGGCCGGCCGCGTCACGTTCGGCTTCCACGAAGACCTCAACGAGGCCACCGCCGAGGCGCTCGGCGCGATGCTCACCTGGCTGCAGGCATTGCACGGCCTCGACCGCCCGACGGCGCTGGCGCTGGCCAGCCCGGTGGTGGACCTGCGGGTCACCCAGATCGCCAACCAGACCTGGGGCGTGCACGCCGTCCTGCCCACCGGCGCCCTTCGCTGAGCCCTCCCCCGCGGCCCGGCCAGGCGATCCGCGGCACCGGCGTCCACCCGTTACCTATCCGCCTTAATTCGAGTCGAGAATTAACAAGACTTCCGAAGGGTCCGGACCTATTGACGGCTTCCGCTTTGTCCGGTCAGGATCGCCTGGGCCCTCCCGGGCCCGCTCGCCGCCTCTTCAGAACGGACTGTAGATGGCCAGAAGATCCCCCGGGTGGTCCCGGGCTCGCCGGACCACATTCGCCGCACTCGCCAGCCTCACGCTGCTCGGCGGTGTCGCCCACGCGGCGCCCGCCCCCGTGACGGCACCCGCCCCCGCCGCGCAGCCCGAGGTCGGGGCGCCCGCCCTCGACAAGAACGGCTGCGCCCGCATCGAACAGAATCTGCCGACGCTTTCGGACTGGCCGAAGGTCGACAGCCAGATCGCCAAGAACCCCAAGGACGAGCAGCGCATCGCCCAGATCGTCGCCGGCATGACGCTGGAGGAGAAGGTCGGGCAGATGACGCAGCCCGAGATCTCCGCGATCACGCCGGACGAGGTGAAGCAGTACGCCATCGGCTCGGTGCTCAACGGCGGCGGCTCGTGGCCGGGCGCCAACAAGCACGCCACCCAGCAGGACTGGCTGAACCTGGCCGACGCCTACTGGACCGCCTCGAAGTCCACCCGCACCCGGATCCCG includes the following:
- a CDS encoding acetamidase/formamidase family protein, translating into MTEHRLEPAPGTTVDYFSRETPPVLTVDAGDTVVAGSLDAHGFLERQRTAGEQRPRMFEPSRGHCLTGPIAVRGAEPGTVLAIRIEDLRPGEWGWTLAAAKDNWLTRRLGVADGPPGQLLWELDADTGTSDRGQTVALAPFLGVLGLPPAEPGEHSTIPPRSEGGGNIDCRELVAGSTLYLPVTVPGALLHLGDGHAAQGDGEVGGTAIECPMTTRLTLDVVPAQQRPVPGVHAETPAGRVTFGFHEDLNEATAEALGAMLTWLQALHGLDRPTALALASPVVDLRVTQIANQTWGVHAVLPTGALR